One Thermodesulfobacteriota bacterium DNA segment encodes these proteins:
- a CDS encoding PAS domain S-box protein: MRGKTNIRTGFLDSIVLTGIGIAAIYWILESFMFFFLSPEANVVHHLLGEDMFETLTRVLVLCMFLIFGSHIQYSVNRRREADRAMRQQDEKYRTIVENIKEGFLETDLSGNFTFFNHSICKILGYSGEELIGMNNREYTNSQHSKRLNKITDEVCRTGEPAQVKDFEVIRKDGSTRAVEFSLYLIKDNKSKPAGFRGVVRDVTEIFQAEIEKRKLEKQLQHSQKMEAIGNLAGGIAHDFNNVLMGMQGNASLMLFDIDESHPHYNKIKNIERYVENGSSLTRQLLGFSKGEGYAARTIDLNELIKRTSSMFGRAKKEIKIHTDLLKKIWTVEVNQGQMEMVFLNLYINALHAMPEGGDLHLLSENVVIDEGSAKNLKLTPGEFVKVSVVDTGSGMDREIQEKIFDPFFTTKDKGRGTGLGLASASEVIKNHGGLIDVYSEKGKGATFNIYLPASDKEVIQEEELTRKILKGTETILLVDDEEMILEVNQEILKALGYKAMIAEGWKEAVEIFKNHREKIHMVIMDMIIPGMSGKEFYDRLKETDPKIKVLLSSGYSINSQAAEILERGCNEFIQKPFKMKELSVKIREVLDGK, translated from the coding sequence ATGAGAGGTAAAACCAACATCCGTACAGGGTTTTTAGATTCGATTGTCTTGACCGGAATCGGTATTGCCGCAATTTACTGGATTCTGGAATCTTTTATGTTCTTTTTCTTATCTCCCGAAGCAAATGTGGTACATCATCTTCTTGGCGAGGACATGTTTGAAACCCTGACCCGTGTTCTTGTTTTATGCATGTTTCTTATTTTCGGCTCTCATATACAATACAGTGTTAATCGTCGCCGGGAAGCTGATAGAGCCATGCGACAGCAGGATGAAAAATATAGAACCATTGTTGAAAATATTAAAGAAGGATTTTTAGAAACTGACCTTTCGGGAAACTTTACTTTCTTTAATCATTCCATTTGCAAAATCCTGGGATACTCCGGTGAAGAACTTATCGGCATGAATAATCGAGAATATACCAATTCCCAGCATTCTAAAAGACTTAATAAAATCACTGATGAAGTATGCCGAACCGGAGAGCCGGCCCAGGTAAAAGATTTTGAGGTTATCAGAAAGGATGGATCCACCAGAGCCGTTGAGTTTTCTCTCTATCTGATTAAAGACAATAAAAGCAAACCTGCCGGATTCAGGGGGGTTGTGCGAGATGTTACCGAAATTTTTCAAGCGGAAATAGAAAAAAGAAAACTGGAAAAACAGCTCCAGCATTCACAAAAAATGGAAGCCATCGGTAACCTGGCAGGGGGTATTGCCCATGATTTTAACAATGTTCTCATGGGCATGCAGGGAAATGCCTCTTTAATGCTTTTCGATATCGATGAAAGCCATCCGCATTATAATAAAATAAAAAATATAGAACGCTATGTTGAAAACGGCAGTTCGCTTACCAGACAGCTTTTGGGCTTTTCCAAGGGTGAAGGATATGCAGCCAGGACCATTGATCTAAATGAGCTTATTAAAAGAACTTCAAGCATGTTTGGCCGAGCTAAAAAAGAAATAAAAATTCATACCGATTTATTAAAAAAAATATGGACAGTGGAAGTCAATCAGGGGCAAATGGAGATGGTGTTTTTAAACCTTTATATCAATGCGCTGCATGCCATGCCCGAAGGTGGAGATCTTCATTTGTTGTCGGAAAATGTGGTAATTGACGAAGGTTCGGCGAAAAATTTGAAATTAACCCCGGGCGAATTTGTGAAGGTATCCGTCGTTGATACCGGATCAGGCATGGACAGGGAGATTCAGGAAAAAATATTTGACCCGTTTTTTACTACCAAAGATAAAGGCAGGGGGACCGGTTTGGGGCTTGCTTCCGCTTCCGAGGTGATCAAGAACCATGGCGGCCTTATTGATGTTTACAGTGAAAAGGGAAAAGGAGCGACTTTTAATATTTATCTGCCCGCATCGGATAAAGAGGTCATTCAGGAAGAAGAATTAACCCGAAAAATATTAAAAGGCACGGAAACCATCCTTTTGGTGGACGATGAAGAGATGATCCTTGAAGTAAATCAGGAAATTCTAAAAGCCTTGGGCTATAAAGCCATGATTGCCGAGGGTTGGAAAGAAGCTGTTGAAATATTTAAAAATCACCGGGAAAAGATCCACATGGTTATCATGGATATGATCATCCCTGGAATGAGCGGCAAAGAGTTTTATGACCGTTTGAAAGAAACCGATCCTAAAATAAAGGTTCTTCTTTCCAGTGGTTACAGTATCAACAGCCAGGCAGCCGAAATACTTGAACGTGGATGCAACGAATTCATTCAAAAACCTTTTAAAATGAAAGAGCTGTCTGTTAAGATAAGAGAGGTTCTGGATGGAAAGTAA
- a CDS encoding L-threonylcarbamoyladenylate synthase, translated as MRKQLKLKASNKISKINITHPDAEIIADAARIIRDGGVVVFPTTTLYGLGADAFNAEAVNRIFHLKQRPANKAILVLIKDKDELGRLAAVIPPAATAIIEKFWPGKVSLVFQAKDGLSANLTAGTRKIGIRLPRLNIAHQLVQATGCPITGTSANLSGSAGCFQVEDLDEKIVAGVDLILDAGPLRGGAGSTVVDVTGETPLILRQSELPPEDIFNVIDNLGLF; from the coding sequence ATGAGAAAGCAACTAAAATTGAAGGCATCAAATAAAATAAGCAAGATAAATATTACCCATCCGGATGCTGAGATAATTGCCGATGCCGCACGCATTATCCGGGATGGGGGAGTGGTTGTATTCCCCACAACAACTCTTTATGGTCTGGGCGCAGATGCTTTTAACGCCGAAGCGGTAAACAGGATATTTCACCTTAAGCAAAGACCCGCCAACAAGGCTATTTTGGTTTTAATCAAAGATAAAGATGAGCTGGGCAGACTTGCGGCTGTCATTCCTCCTGCTGCAACAGCTATCATAGAAAAATTCTGGCCTGGAAAGGTTTCCCTTGTGTTTCAAGCAAAGGATGGACTTTCCGCCAACCTGACAGCCGGAACAAGAAAAATCGGTATCCGGCTACCGAGACTTAATATTGCACACCAACTGGTTCAAGCTACAGGCTGCCCGATAACCGGAACAAGCGCCAACCTTTCCGGAAGTGCCGGGTGTTTTCAGGTGGAGGACCTTGATGAAAAAATTGTAGCCGGGGTTGATCTCATACTTGATGCAGGACCGCTCAGAGGGGGTGCCGGTTCAACTGTTGTTGATGTCACCGGTGAAACACCGCTGATTTTAAGGCAAAGTGAATTGCCGCCGGAGGATATTTTTAATGTTATTGACAACCTCGGTCTATTTTAA
- the purE gene encoding 5-(carboxyamino)imidazole ribonucleotide mutase codes for METGKDTKQTGQSFKVGIVMGSDSDLGVMEETTAVLNKFDIPFEMTVASAHRSPKRAAEFASTATTRGTKVIIAGAGHAAHLAGVIAAHTSLPVIGVPIDSSCLQGIDSLLSTVQMPPGIPVATMAIGKPGARNAGILATQILAISNPELTQKLEKFKAEMALQVDEKATKIEGIK; via the coding sequence TTGGAAACAGGAAAAGATACAAAACAGACCGGACAATCCTTTAAAGTGGGAATTGTAATGGGCAGTGATTCCGACCTGGGAGTTATGGAGGAAACTACGGCTGTATTAAATAAATTTGATATACCTTTTGAAATGACAGTGGCTTCCGCCCACAGAAGTCCGAAAAGAGCTGCCGAATTTGCCTCTACTGCCACCACTCGCGGCACAAAAGTTATTATTGCCGGAGCGGGTCATGCCGCCCACCTTGCCGGAGTTATTGCAGCCCATACATCTTTGCCGGTAATCGGTGTTCCCATAGATTCTTCATGCCTGCAGGGGATTGACTCCCTTCTCTCCACGGTACAAATGCCTCCCGGTATTCCGGTGGCCACCATGGCAATAGGAAAGCCAGGTGCGCGAAATGCAGGTATTCTGGCCACACAGATTCTTGCTATTTCCAATCCCGAACTTACGCAAAAGCTGGAGAAATTTAAAGCTGAAATGGCATTGCAGGTTGATGAGAAAGCAACTAAAATTGAAGGCATCAAATAA
- a CDS encoding D-alanine--D-alanine ligase: protein MKKLTVALLSGGISSEREVSINSGNQVFEALDKTKYEIIRYDPKTDIDRLVADSAKIDVALIILHGLYGEDGTVQGLLDLLNIPYQGSGVLGSAIAMNKVISKQLFQKHDLPIPKYMVAKKGDPINPSNCRKQIGLPMVVKPAEGGSSVGMSIVKTEDALKSALIKAFEYDETVLIESYIRGTEITGGVIGNKDLQALPIIEIIPDDTHDFFDYEAKYTAGITKEICPARIDDSLTSQAQTYAKMAHQALSCNGYSRTDMIVRDNDIYVLETNTIPGMTPTSLLPQAANAAGLDFGQLLDRLIELGIERHRHRMI from the coding sequence ATGAAAAAGCTCACAGTTGCTTTACTTTCAGGTGGCATATCTTCCGAACGCGAGGTTTCCATCAATAGCGGAAACCAGGTTTTTGAAGCTCTTGATAAGACCAAATACGAAATCATCAGATATGACCCTAAAACAGATATAGACCGCCTGGTCGCAGATTCTGCGAAAATCGATGTCGCTTTGATCATACTTCACGGTCTATATGGCGAGGACGGCACTGTACAGGGGTTGCTCGATTTGCTCAATATCCCTTATCAGGGTTCCGGAGTTTTGGGGAGTGCGATTGCCATGAACAAGGTCATTTCCAAACAACTTTTCCAGAAACATGATCTCCCCATCCCCAAATACATGGTTGCTAAAAAGGGTGACCCCATCAATCCCTCAAACTGCCGAAAACAGATCGGCCTGCCTATGGTGGTCAAACCGGCAGAAGGAGGGTCAAGCGTAGGGATGTCTATAGTCAAAACAGAAGATGCCCTTAAAAGTGCTCTTATAAAGGCCTTTGAATATGATGAAACCGTGCTGATAGAGTCCTATATTAGAGGCACCGAAATAACCGGCGGAGTCATCGGCAACAAAGATTTGCAAGCCCTTCCCATCATAGAAATTATCCCGGATGACACACATGATTTTTTCGACTATGAAGCAAAATATACTGCGGGAATTACCAAAGAAATATGTCCTGCCCGTATTGACGATTCACTCACTTCACAAGCCCAGACATATGCCAAAATGGCACATCAGGCACTTTCGTGCAACGGATACAGCCGCACCGACATGATTGTTAGGGACAACGACATTTATGTACTGGAAACAAATACCATCCCGGGCATGACCCCCACAAGTCTTTTGCCCCAGGCCGCAAATGCTGCCGGGCTGGATTTCGGCCAGCTCCTTGACCGATTAATAGAGTTGGGAATTGAAAGGCATAGGCATCGGATGATATGA
- a CDS encoding DnaJ family domain-containing protein: MFPGFDKIVEERIKKAQKKGDFKDLPGSGKPLDLEDEGRVAEDLRLAYKILKNADFTPPEIEIKNEIKKTEDLLANMKDEKEKYRTLKKLNFLILKLNSMRNASINFDLPQQYVEKVAGRMEAKGKKE; encoded by the coding sequence ATGTTTCCCGGTTTTGATAAAATTGTAGAAGAACGAATTAAAAAGGCCCAGAAGAAAGGAGATTTTAAAGACCTTCCCGGATCAGGGAAACCGCTTGATTTAGAGGATGAAGGCCGGGTTGCCGAAGACCTTCGCCTGGCTTATAAAATATTAAAAAATGCTGACTTTACTCCCCCTGAAATCGAGATTAAAAATGAAATAAAGAAAACGGAAGACCTCCTTGCAAACATGAAGGATGAGAAAGAAAAATATCGCACCTTAAAAAAATTAAACTTTTTAATACTGAAATTAAATTCCATGCGAAATGCGTCGATAAACTTTGATCTTCCTCAGCAGTATGTGGAAAAGGTAGCCGGACGTATGGAAGCAAAAGGTAAAAAGGAGTAA